In Xylanibacillus composti, a single genomic region encodes these proteins:
- a CDS encoding carbohydrate ABC transporter permease produces the protein MASTVSNQQGGGGQKFALSFARLSYKAQRRVIIIAFSIIPLAFLITFSYFPLYRMIYYSFFSWNGFSRNMQFIGLDNYVTIFTRPEYFGVFTVSLYYFVATFIQMGLALYFATILSFKVRGKNFFKGVLFFPFLLNGVAIGFIFMYFFRPDGTLDALLQVLGLGEFTQLWLGNPDIINVSLAATSVWRYMGFNFIIFLGTISSIPGDIYEAADIDGANRWHQFRYIIMPSIRRIIELNVILSISGAISVFEIPYIMTGGANGSRTFVIQTVETAFKFSKFGLASAMAVVLLLIVIIVTLIQNKLFGEKGA, from the coding sequence ATGGCCAGCACAGTAAGTAACCAGCAAGGCGGCGGAGGGCAGAAATTTGCGCTTTCCTTTGCGCGCTTAAGCTATAAGGCGCAGCGGAGAGTCATTATCATCGCATTTTCCATCATTCCCCTTGCGTTTTTGATTACCTTTTCGTATTTCCCTCTGTATCGGATGATTTACTACAGTTTTTTCTCCTGGAACGGATTTTCCAGGAATATGCAATTTATTGGATTGGACAACTATGTCACCATCTTTACGCGGCCAGAATATTTCGGTGTTTTTACTGTCAGTCTGTATTATTTTGTCGCTACCTTTATCCAGATGGGGCTTGCCCTGTATTTTGCCACTATACTGAGCTTCAAGGTGCGGGGCAAAAACTTTTTTAAGGGCGTGCTGTTTTTTCCATTTTTGCTGAACGGGGTGGCAATCGGTTTTATTTTTATGTATTTTTTCCGCCCCGACGGCACGCTGGATGCTTTGCTGCAAGTCCTTGGATTGGGAGAGTTTACGCAACTTTGGCTTGGCAATCCGGACATTATCAATGTTTCGCTGGCAGCTACTTCGGTTTGGCGCTACATGGGCTTCAACTTTATCATTTTCCTCGGCACGATCTCGTCCATTCCGGGGGATATCTATGAAGCGGCGGATATCGACGGAGCCAACCGCTGGCATCAATTTCGCTACATTATCATGCCGAGCATACGGCGAATCATTGAGCTGAATGTTATTCTGTCCATCAGCGGCGCGATCAGCGTGTTCGAGATTCCGTACATCATGACAGGTGGGGCTAACGGCAGCCGCACCTTCGTCATCCAGACGGTGGAGACGGCATTCAAATTTAGCAAGTTTGGTTTGGCGTCCGCCATGGCCGTTGTGCTGCTCTTGATCGTTATCATCGTGACTTTGATTCAGAACAAATTGTTCGGTGAGAAAGGAGCTTGA
- a CDS encoding carbohydrate ABC transporter permease, with amino-acid sequence MRLNYTVMSVFKYFTLILGAFAALLPLIVVLFTSLKSRAEMARSTALSPPENWLNFANYRKAFVDGNMLVGFMNTVIILAISIVGAILIGTMIAYILSRFEFFGSKAIMGLFLLATLIPSVTTQVATFQIINDLGLFNTRAAAIVLFMGTDIISVYIFIQFISQISQQLDESAMLDGASYLTIFARIILPLLKPAIATVLIVKGVNIYNDFYIPFLYMPKTELQVVSTALFKFKGPYGTQWEIISAGIMIAILPTLIVFLSLQKYIYNGFTQGAVK; translated from the coding sequence ATGCGGCTCAACTACACCGTCATGTCAGTATTCAAGTACTTCACATTGATACTGGGGGCATTCGCGGCGCTGCTGCCGCTCATTGTCGTACTCTTTACTTCACTGAAGTCACGTGCGGAGATGGCACGCTCGACAGCGCTCTCGCCGCCTGAGAATTGGCTGAATTTCGCCAACTACCGCAAGGCATTCGTCGATGGCAATATGCTGGTCGGCTTCATGAATACGGTGATCATCCTGGCGATTTCGATTGTGGGTGCCATTCTGATCGGTACAATGATTGCTTATATTCTGAGCCGCTTCGAATTTTTCGGAAGCAAGGCCATAATGGGGCTCTTTCTGCTGGCTACCCTGATCCCCTCGGTTACGACACAGGTCGCCACATTTCAGATAATCAATGACCTCGGTCTGTTCAATACACGCGCTGCGGCAATCGTGCTGTTCATGGGGACAGATATTATTTCTGTCTATATTTTTATCCAGTTCATCAGCCAAATCTCCCAGCAGCTGGATGAATCGGCGATGCTGGACGGCGCTTCGTACTTGACGATTTTTGCTCGCATCATTCTGCCGCTGCTGAAGCCGGCGATTGCAACGGTGCTTATCGTGAAAGGGGTCAATATTTATAACGACTTCTACATTCCGTTTCTGTATATGCCGAAGACAGAGCTGCAGGTAGTCTCAACAGCACTATTCAAGTTCAAAGGGCCTTACGGCACGCAGTGGGAAATTATCAGTGCGGGGATTATGATCGCGATACTGCCGACATTGATTGTGTTCTTGTCCCTGCAGAAATATATATACAATGGCTTCACGCAAGGTGCTGTGAAATAA
- a CDS encoding ABC transporter substrate-binding protein, whose product MTRQKYTMLLLCLLLLIGVVAGCGGGGNTGEGGAAGNGGGAGNGGAQNGDRAPEDIRGDITVLTNRTDIVDTVFREQYVPRFNEKYPNINVDFEAITDYEGQVKIRMNTKDYGDVLLIPNDVVAQDLPTFFEPLGSVENLSEKYLFVDEKSYEGTSYGIPITVNAQGIVYNRRVFEQAGITELPMTPEAFMAAMRAIKENTDAIPLYTNYAAGWPLTQWEPNRTAIAADPDFVNYELVRDPEPFQRNKPHGVIYGLMYDLAREGLIERDPTTTDWETSKTMMANGEIGAMVLGSWAITQIQGQAENPEDIAYMPFPYTSEDGTIYSTSGGDYKQAVNVNSNNKEAALAWLYWFADESGYATSEGGISPLRGEAMPETLASFEELGVELIADRPAPTEETGWVDRIDQQSEVGLLQPNFKQRIIEAALGNRKESLDDIFADLNNRWARAMQDVTGQ is encoded by the coding sequence ATGACCAGACAAAAATACACAATGCTGCTTCTGTGCTTGCTGCTGCTAATTGGTGTAGTGGCGGGTTGCGGCGGGGGCGGCAATACTGGCGAGGGAGGGGCTGCGGGGAACGGCGGCGGAGCCGGAAATGGCGGCGCCCAAAACGGCGATCGGGCCCCGGAGGATATCCGGGGAGATATTACGGTCCTTACGAACCGTACCGACATCGTGGATACCGTATTTCGGGAGCAGTATGTACCGCGATTCAATGAGAAGTATCCCAATATTAATGTGGACTTTGAAGCCATTACCGATTATGAAGGCCAAGTGAAAATTCGCATGAACACCAAGGACTACGGAGATGTGCTGCTTATACCGAATGATGTAGTGGCCCAGGATTTGCCTACCTTCTTCGAGCCGCTCGGATCGGTCGAGAATCTGAGCGAGAAATACCTGTTCGTTGACGAGAAGTCGTATGAAGGCACTTCCTATGGCATCCCGATTACCGTAAATGCCCAGGGCATTGTTTATAACCGAAGGGTATTCGAACAAGCGGGCATCACGGAGCTGCCGATGACACCGGAAGCTTTCATGGCGGCCATGCGGGCAATTAAAGAAAATACGGATGCCATTCCGCTCTACACGAACTATGCTGCCGGCTGGCCGCTGACTCAGTGGGAACCGAACCGTACGGCGATTGCCGCTGATCCCGACTTCGTCAACTATGAGCTGGTGCGCGACCCGGAACCGTTTCAACGGAACAAGCCGCATGGCGTCATATATGGCTTGATGTATGACTTGGCAAGAGAAGGGCTGATTGAACGGGATCCGACGACAACCGATTGGGAAACATCGAAGACAATGATGGCGAATGGCGAAATTGGAGCAATGGTACTTGGCTCCTGGGCCATTACGCAAATTCAAGGACAGGCGGAAAATCCGGAAGACATTGCCTACATGCCGTTCCCCTATACAAGCGAGGATGGAACCATTTACTCCACTTCAGGGGGCGATTACAAGCAAGCGGTTAACGTTAACTCGAACAATAAGGAAGCTGCGTTGGCATGGCTTTACTGGTTCGCCGATGAATCCGGCTATGCAACCTCGGAGGGCGGCATCTCGCCATTGAGGGGCGAAGCTATGCCCGAGACATTGGCCAGCTTTGAAGAGCTTGGCGTAGAACTGATTGCTGACCGGCCGGCACCTACAGAGGAGACAGGCTGGGTCGACCGAATTGACCAGCAATCGGAGGTAGGGTTGCTGCAGCCGAACTTTAAGCAGCGCATCATTGAGGCGGCTTTGGGCAACCGGAAAGAGTCGCTCGATGACATATTCGCCGACTTGAATAATCGGTGGGCGCGCGCCATGCAGGACGTTACCGGACAGTAA